In Phyllostomus discolor isolate MPI-MPIP mPhyDis1 chromosome 2, mPhyDis1.pri.v3, whole genome shotgun sequence, the following are encoded in one genomic region:
- the HNRNPA1 gene encoding heterogeneous nuclear ribonucleoprotein A1 isoform X1, with protein MSKSESPKEPEQLRKLFIGGLSFETTDESLRSHFEQWGTLTDCVVMRDPNTKRSRGFGFVTYATVEEVDAAMNARPHKVDGRVVEPKRAVSREDSQRPGAHLTVKKIFVGGIKEDTEEHHLRDYFEQYGKIEVIEIMTDRGSGKKRGFAFVTFDDHDSVDKIVIQKYHTVNGHNCEVRKALSKQEMASASSSQRGRSGSGNFGGGRGGGFGGNDNFGRGGNFSGRGGFGGSRGGGGYGGSGDGYNGFGNDGGYGGGGPGYSGGSRGYGSGGQGYGNQGSGYGGSGSYDSYNNGGGGGGFGGGSGSNFGGGGSYNDFGNYNNQSSNFGPMKGGNFGGRSSGPYGGGGQYFAKPRNQGGYGGSSSSSSYGSGRRF; from the exons ATGTCTAAGTCAGAG TCTCCCAAAGAGCCGGAACAGCTACGGAAGCTCTTTATCGGAGGTTTGAGCTTTGAAACAACAGATGAGAGTCTGAGGAGCCATTTTGAGCAATGGGGAACGCTCACAGACTGTGTG GTGATGAGAGATCCAAACACCAAGCGCTCCAGAGGCtttgggtttgtcacatatgccACTGTGGAGGAGGTGGATGCAGCCATGAATGCAAGGCCACACAAGGTGGATGGAAGAGTTGTGGAACCAAAGAGGGCTGTCTCAAGAGAA GATTCTCAAAGACCGGGTGCCCACTTAACTGTGAAAAAGATTTTCGTTGGTGGTATTAAAGAAGACACTGAAGAACATCACCTAAGAGATTATTTTGAACAGTATGGAAAAATTGAAGTGATTGAAATCATGACTGACCGAGGCAGTGGCAAAAAGAGAGGCTTCGCTTTTGTAACCTTTGATGACCATGACTCTGTCGACAAAATTGTCA TTCAGAAATACCATACTGTAAATGGCCACAACTGTGAAGTAAGGAAAGCTCTATCTAAGCAAGAGATGGCGAGTGCGTCATCCAGCCAAAGAG GTCGAAGTGGTTCTGGAAACTTTGGAGGTGGTCGTGGAGGTGGATTTGGTGGGAATGACAACTTTGGTCGTGGAGGAAACTTCAGTGGTCGAG GTGGCTTTGGTGGTAGCCGTGGTGGTGGTGGATATGGTGGCAGTGGGGATGGCTATAATGGATTTGGTAATGATG GTGGTTATGGAGGAGGCGGCCCTGGTTACtctggaggaagcagaggctaTGGAAGTGGTGGACAGGGTTATGGAAACCAGGGCAGTGGCTATGGCGGGAGTGGCAGCTATGACAGCTATAACAACGGAGGAGGCGGAGGCGGCTTTGGCGGTGGTAGTG GAAGCAACTTTGGAGGTGGTGGAAGCTACAATGATTTTGGCAATTACAACAATCAATCTTCAAATTTTGGGCCCATGAAAGGAGGAAACTTTGGAGGCAGAAGCTCTGGCCCCTATGGTGGTGGAGGCCAATACTTTGCCAAACCACGAAACCAAG GTGGCTATGGTGgttccagcagcagcagtagctATGGCAGTGGCAGAAGGTTTTAA
- the HNRNPA1 gene encoding heterogeneous nuclear ribonucleoprotein A1 isoform X3 codes for MSKSESPKEPEQLRKLFIGGLSFETTDESLRSHFEQWGTLTDCVVMRDPNTKRSRGFGFVTYATVEEVDAAMNARPHKVDGRVVEPKRAVSREDSQRPGAHLTVKKIFVGGIKEDTEEHHLRDYFEQYGKIEVIEIMTDRGSGKKRGFAFVTFDDHDSVDKIVIQKYHTVNGHNCEVRKALSKQEMASASSSQRGRSGSGNFGGGRGGGFGGNDNFGRGGNFSGRGGFGGSRGGGGYGGSGDGYNGFGNDGSNFGGGGSYNDFGNYNNQSSNFGPMKGGNFGGRSSGPYGGGGQYFAKPRNQGGYGGSSSSSSYGSGRRF; via the exons ATGTCTAAGTCAGAG TCTCCCAAAGAGCCGGAACAGCTACGGAAGCTCTTTATCGGAGGTTTGAGCTTTGAAACAACAGATGAGAGTCTGAGGAGCCATTTTGAGCAATGGGGAACGCTCACAGACTGTGTG GTGATGAGAGATCCAAACACCAAGCGCTCCAGAGGCtttgggtttgtcacatatgccACTGTGGAGGAGGTGGATGCAGCCATGAATGCAAGGCCACACAAGGTGGATGGAAGAGTTGTGGAACCAAAGAGGGCTGTCTCAAGAGAA GATTCTCAAAGACCGGGTGCCCACTTAACTGTGAAAAAGATTTTCGTTGGTGGTATTAAAGAAGACACTGAAGAACATCACCTAAGAGATTATTTTGAACAGTATGGAAAAATTGAAGTGATTGAAATCATGACTGACCGAGGCAGTGGCAAAAAGAGAGGCTTCGCTTTTGTAACCTTTGATGACCATGACTCTGTCGACAAAATTGTCA TTCAGAAATACCATACTGTAAATGGCCACAACTGTGAAGTAAGGAAAGCTCTATCTAAGCAAGAGATGGCGAGTGCGTCATCCAGCCAAAGAG GTCGAAGTGGTTCTGGAAACTTTGGAGGTGGTCGTGGAGGTGGATTTGGTGGGAATGACAACTTTGGTCGTGGAGGAAACTTCAGTGGTCGAG GTGGCTTTGGTGGTAGCCGTGGTGGTGGTGGATATGGTGGCAGTGGGGATGGCTATAATGGATTTGGTAATGATG GAAGCAACTTTGGAGGTGGTGGAAGCTACAATGATTTTGGCAATTACAACAATCAATCTTCAAATTTTGGGCCCATGAAAGGAGGAAACTTTGGAGGCAGAAGCTCTGGCCCCTATGGTGGTGGAGGCCAATACTTTGCCAAACCACGAAACCAAG GTGGCTATGGTGgttccagcagcagcagtagctATGGCAGTGGCAGAAGGTTTTAA
- the HNRNPA1 gene encoding heterogeneous nuclear ribonucleoprotein A1 isoform X2: MSKSESPKEPEQLRKLFIGGLSFETTDESLRSHFEQWGTLTDCVVMRDPNTKRSRGFGFVTYATVEEVDAAMNARPHKVDGRVVEPKRAVSREDSQRPGAHLTVKKIFVGGIKEDTEEHHLRDYFEQYGKIEVIEIMTDRGSGKKRGFAFVTFDDHDSVDKIVIQKYHTVNGHNCEVRKALSKQEMASASSSQRGRSGSGNFGGGRGGGFGGNDNFGRGGNFSGRGGFGGSRGGGGYGGSGDGYNGFGNDGGYGGGGPGYSGGSRGYGSGGQGYGNQGSGYGGSGSYDSYNNGGGGGGFGGGSGSNFGGGGSYNDFGNYNNQSSNFGPMKGGNFGGRSSGPYGGGGQYFAKPRNQGIVSV; encoded by the exons ATGTCTAAGTCAGAG TCTCCCAAAGAGCCGGAACAGCTACGGAAGCTCTTTATCGGAGGTTTGAGCTTTGAAACAACAGATGAGAGTCTGAGGAGCCATTTTGAGCAATGGGGAACGCTCACAGACTGTGTG GTGATGAGAGATCCAAACACCAAGCGCTCCAGAGGCtttgggtttgtcacatatgccACTGTGGAGGAGGTGGATGCAGCCATGAATGCAAGGCCACACAAGGTGGATGGAAGAGTTGTGGAACCAAAGAGGGCTGTCTCAAGAGAA GATTCTCAAAGACCGGGTGCCCACTTAACTGTGAAAAAGATTTTCGTTGGTGGTATTAAAGAAGACACTGAAGAACATCACCTAAGAGATTATTTTGAACAGTATGGAAAAATTGAAGTGATTGAAATCATGACTGACCGAGGCAGTGGCAAAAAGAGAGGCTTCGCTTTTGTAACCTTTGATGACCATGACTCTGTCGACAAAATTGTCA TTCAGAAATACCATACTGTAAATGGCCACAACTGTGAAGTAAGGAAAGCTCTATCTAAGCAAGAGATGGCGAGTGCGTCATCCAGCCAAAGAG GTCGAAGTGGTTCTGGAAACTTTGGAGGTGGTCGTGGAGGTGGATTTGGTGGGAATGACAACTTTGGTCGTGGAGGAAACTTCAGTGGTCGAG GTGGCTTTGGTGGTAGCCGTGGTGGTGGTGGATATGGTGGCAGTGGGGATGGCTATAATGGATTTGGTAATGATG GTGGTTATGGAGGAGGCGGCCCTGGTTACtctggaggaagcagaggctaTGGAAGTGGTGGACAGGGTTATGGAAACCAGGGCAGTGGCTATGGCGGGAGTGGCAGCTATGACAGCTATAACAACGGAGGAGGCGGAGGCGGCTTTGGCGGTGGTAGTG GAAGCAACTTTGGAGGTGGTGGAAGCTACAATGATTTTGGCAATTACAACAATCAATCTTCAAATTTTGGGCCCATGAAAGGAGGAAACTTTGGAGGCAGAAGCTCTGGCCCCTATGGTGGTGGAGGCCAATACTTTGCCAAACCACGAAACCAAGGTATAGTGAGTGtgtga